AAGAATGTTTCAAGTGCAGTTGTGAGGgataagaagaaaaagaccTCAGAGAAAGAGGTGAAGGAGGACTTTACAAGGTTAGCCATGGGAAGTAATTGCAACTTGCTTGAAGTTAACTACGGTGGTTTTTATGACAGATGCTTCTCCTTGTACAAGTcaatactgaaataaatcatCTAAGTAATGTGAGTTAAAACATTCGTTTCTTGGCATTTCTGATTTGTCACCGATCTGTCTGCTCTGTTCCAGGTGCTGTATGACGGACTTTGTCCCATATGTGTGACAGAGATCCGCTTTCTCCAgtatctgcaaaaaaaacaacctgggAAGGTAGATTTTATCGACATCTCTCTGCCTGGCTACGACGGAGCCAAATACAGAGACGTCAGCTACGAGATGGCCATGGAGGAAATGCACGTGATCGATGAAAAAGACGAGGTGAGCACGCGTTGCTCTCGCTTAACCCAGAATCATTTTGATACGCCGGACATTCTCAGAGTGTGGATGCTGTGTCGGCAGGTTCACCGAGGAGTGCCAGCCTTCGCCGTCATGTACGGCGCGGTGGGACTCGGCTGGCTGGGCCGCTTCATGATGTGGGCGCCTGTCAGGCCACTCATGGACAAATCTTATGCCATATTCGCCAAGAATCGTCTGAAGTGGACCGGGCGTGGGGAGGAGTGCGCAACAGGACGCTGCGAAAGGAAAACTCCTTGACGAAGCAAAGATGGCGAAGATAAAGGAAACGGACTGTTTAACTATGATAGTTAAGCTTGCTTAACTGATTTATAATGTGTGctgcaaaagtttttttttttgccatataaaaggttttgcaaaatcATCATTTGCTGGTTCTTTATTAACTATTCTTCTTAcaaattaaaggttaaaaaaaccTCCTTGGCCATTTGATCCCCAGATTTCTCCTACTGTGTCCACCTTGATGCTAGCTGGCGTCCACAGCAGAGGTCTGCGCCGCACTTTGAGAACCACGGCACACATTTTGTTCAGATGTTCAACCTTTCATAGTAAAACGTTTAGTAATTAGTTGAATCGTGTGATTTGTATAAAGATGAAGGTTTTATGTTTGAAAGATGAGCGCTGTTAAGTTCCACAGTGGAAGCGtgcgctgcagctgctccctTCTTGAAGCACCTCGGGGGACTGTgtgatctgcatgtttgatttcACTCTAGTTTTAATCCGGATGCCCTTCTCGATGCTTCCTGAGCAGGTGGCTGTTTGGGGTCCCTGCTCAGTGGTGAACTGTCCGCTGCAGGATTTGAAAAAGCTCACTTCCCTGACCTTGACGGCTGCACTGACTGCTGGTTTCTGATCATGTGAtttgtccttttttctttcaggattAGCTTAAGTTGATTTCGTCAAGAAAAAAGAGATCATATCAGAAAACAGTCTTTACTGCCATGTTTTCTTAATACGTATTTCTAAGCAGTAGCGGAGAGGTTTGCAGGTTGAATCCCATCTCTGAAAGCTTCTCTGACTAATGTCCCCAGACTCCCACCTACTCCCTGAATTGCTAATATACAGTATGCAGCCAAGGTTAGCCATTGATATAACTGGCTAAAAGGATATAAATAGTTTCAACAAGTGTCACTCTtcactgtgtggagtttgcatgttctccctgactATAGTTTCCTTCAGGTACccaggtttcctcccacagtccaaaagcatgcaAGATTCTGAGTTTGCTCTGTGATAGACCTGTCCagggaatggatggatggatggatggatggatggatggatggatggatggatggatggatggatggatggatggacatggCCTCAAACGAGTTCAATCAAAAGTGTACTGTCTGTCCACTAGAAGAAGAAATGCAGAGCGTctgccactagatgtcactgtgagTCCAAAGTAATGCCTGCTTGACGTGAACCTGCCTTTAGAGCAGTGATTGATGAACAATGagactttattttgtttcttttcttttcttcccagCAGAGCTCAGATTTTCACTTTGAAGCATGTTTGGAAAGTTACCCTTCTGTACTTCCAATTACAAAACCCCCCCGAGAGCGTACTATTTCCCTCAATTGTGATGAGCATGTTTCATGTGTTCCTCTTTGTTGCAACGCAGAACAGCATGTGCTGCCCGGAGGTTACATGAGTGTATGGAACAATTATGTTTACAAAACACTCCTATGGCAGACCAGTGCGTTGCAGTTCAGCCTCaattgtgtttgagtgtgttcctTCTTTATTGGAACTCTTGTTAAGTGCTGCATAATTACATACACAGATagtaattatatatatattttaatattataGTTGTCAGTGTGTACTTGAAGAGGAGTGGAGAAAAGGACAAGATGAAGTCGGGCAAGGACACATTTTAGCAACATTTTAGGAACTTTCTTGGTGCAGGGTGCAACTCTTTTCTGTAATAAAAAAGCAATACGATACAAAATGAATTCAATACAAATAATTTGTTAGGAACTGGCATGTTTCCTTTAAGAATAACACAAACAGAATGTCTGTATAACCGAGTTAacacagaaatgtttgtcaTAAACAGCAATTTCAATGTGATTAATTCACAATGATTTTAATGTGTAAAGAAGTTCAccattaaaaagcaaaaattacTTATGTGATTCTCTCACTAATTGGGATATTTACATGTCATTTCTGAGGCATCTGAAGCATGATCTGAATTCATGATCCCGATCATGAACCCTGTATAAACCCTGTTTTCCTACTGATGTACCTTCAGATGTGAGAACAGCTTCTGAGAAGTGAAGTTCCCATAAGTCCCTGCCCTATGTATTTGGAGCAaggtgtgtatttgtgtgtgtcatgt
The DNA window shown above is from Salarias fasciatus chromosome 20, fSalaFa1.1, whole genome shotgun sequence and carries:
- the LOC115407583 gene encoding uncharacterized protein At5g50100, chloroplastic-like, with the translated sequence MLSSVRLCMSRRVAALVPRCVTSRSGGFVAAATGCKQQQRRGFSSAEPAGVRVLYDGLCPICVTEIRFLQYLQKKQPGKVDFIDISLPGYDGAKYRDVSYEMAMEEMHVIDEKDEVHRGVPAFAVMYGAVGLGWLGRFMMWAPVRPLMDKSYAIFAKNRLKWTGRGEECATGRCERKTP